The window CAAGAAGTGGGGAGACACTTGTTATTGGACTTATACTAAGAAGGTGAGAGATAGCGATGATCTTTTCTATTATTAATGCATTATTTGAAGTGACAAAAATTTCTGTGCGAAGATCATAATCAGTAGACTTGAGCAATATATTTATTCTATCTTATTGATACTGCAGTCATTTATTGGTGCTTCTACAATCAAAAGTTGATTTTCAGCATAGCCCTTTACCCTGTGATTCAAGAGGTGATCTCTTGCCAATCAGGTAACTCAGTTGAACTATTACCAAGGATTGCTTATTGGTGCTTCTTTGTCCACTACATGTAAATTTTACAGATTCTGTATTTCACAGGCACAACCTTAGTGAATTTGTGAAACCCGTTTCTAGTAAAGGGATATCTCTCCATGATATTCATTTCACCCTAGATGATCTGGAGATGTACATTGATCTAGCCCCATTTTTAAACCCGTCTCCCTACGTGGTCCCAGAAGACATGTCATTAACCAAGGTAATGTAGTCACTTATTCTAATTTTTGCTTCTTCTAATGCTTTTTCTTTATTAATTTTCAAGGCATTAGTTTGCTAACGGTCGCATGAAATTGGAGACTTAGGTTTAGTTATTTTGAGTCTAAAGGTGCAAGACGAGTTTATTTCACTCATGACTGGGACTAAGTTTAGCCATGGTGAACTTCAAATGATCAAAATGTTTGACATTCTGTTAATGGTACAGGTTTATAATCTTTTTCGTCAACTAGGACTGAGGCACTTACTTGTTGTTCCACGTCCTGCTCGTGTTATTGGCGTGATCACTCGAAAAGATCTGATACTTGAGGTACTTTAGCTAGACCTATCTTCATATATACTTAAAGTGGTTATTTTTTGGTTCAAACCATTCATCTGAACGAAGCGGGGTATTAACTGGGAGAGGATAGAGGGGCAGATCCATACTACCCCAAGCTTCAAACCTGTGGGCCAACATGGGTTGGACCAGCTCACTGGGGATTTCTCggttaatttaaaagaaaaaaaagtggtTACCGTATTTTCAATTGATGTTAATAGTCCAGACTTTATATTGCAGAATAATGATGATCCGGCGGCCTTAGAGCTCCAATCCACTAGTGTAAGGTCTCTTTCTTTACTCATACTGATGGACATCTATTCTGTTTTGATTATTATGGATGTGCGCCTGATTTTTTGTCAGTTATCCTGTGACAGCTACAACACAAGTACCTAAAATGTCTAAACATACTAGTGGATGCAAATAGGTCTTCCATACAGTAAAGCATCGCTGGTGGTTCATAACACAACACAAAATATATATGATGTGTGAGAGTATACAGATTCCTGATAGTGTAGAATACCTGAACTTAAATTTTACTCTCCCAAGAGAGTTAggaaatcaaaatcaaaacaaGTTTCGTGTGTTCACCAGTAGAGGGAGGAGTCCCATTTAACCAACAGATATATTTATTTGAAGCGGTAAAGCCTCGTATCTCCATAAGAGAAGAGTGAGgatcgtttggtagggtgcataagaataatgttgaatatggtgtattagtaatactggtattagttatgcttgcattagttatgctggtattagttatgctgacatatttcttattcATTGTTTGATTTGATGCATTAAAGCATTGtgcaatttctaaaagaattgtttgtttacaaaaatgccctcaaaaCCAGCCCATCACTTTAACTTTCTAAAtgaaacatatgttgagaaatatttttgacgcaaaaagttttaaaaaaattatttaatttgtctacctatattgtaaatagaactaaatatttatttataaaaaaggaaatatgctaagtatttatttatttactagggcgataattttatttctcactatttgaattattttaaacttCCATCAATATAataactagcatattttaatcaagcataaatgttgaaggacaattttgtctttaactaagctaatggaTGCATTAAAACGGCTAATGCcattgttttctatgcattagttatgcataggataataccaaataggataTATAACTAATGCTtacataactaatgcataggttcaaaatgtctaccaaacaatgtattattaatacacaaagctaatgcatgcattatctaatgcatcctaccaaatgaccccttagtcTATCTCTAGATTATGGGTCTATAGTTTAGAGGTAAAGTGACTAGGTTAAGTTATTTGAAGTGGTAAAGCCTCGTATCTCATACTTGTAAGAAGTTGTCGTAGTTGCTCCGCACAGACCATGCCTGTTGCATAGCCCGTGAATTTTTGTGCTCAATTCTTAAACCTTAATGCATCTAACAAAATATATTATCGTGATCTCTTTTATTCAAAAATCATTACGGAACAAATGGGAATAAGGTATCAATCAACCTATGCAAAATCTAAATCCGCCAGAATTTTTTGGATAGAGTTATTGTTCAATCAATGGATTAATGGTAGTTTCGAGTGCTCCTCTAAACTGAAGCAACTTACATTGACTTCTTTTTGGTTATCAGATGTACGCAAACTAACAATAGAAGGATCAAGAGGAGTGGAGATGCTGGACAATCGCTTCTTGATGGTCTTCTTTAAAATGGAATGGCTCCCAATGATTATGCTGCTATCTCTGCAGTAGAGTGGAGCTTCCAGCTTCCACTCTCAAGATTTTGGTTGCAGTAGATAGATCTGATTCTATCTTAAATCTGTTAGTATTAGATTCTTCTAGGAAATGTATAGTGTATTCATTTCCCCTTGAGTCATGGGGTTATAGCAACAGATCAATTTTTTGTACTTCTTGCAATTAATCGAAAAGTTGTGCTCCCTTTCATAGAGCAATAGTTCAAAGTAAACTGATACTGTTTCACATATTCTTGGATTCCAGTGGGTCTCTAGCATTTCTTGCACTTGTGCATTTGGatggcttttatttatttctGATACTGGATTATCCTCTTAGTTCTTTTTGTATCTTTAGTCAAAAGATAAAGAAATTTAAAGGGATTAAAATTGATTTCTTTCTCGAGTAAAAGTTATGGTAGCAGTGGTAAAGAGTTATACTTTGACTACGTAGGAtacttatttaaatttttaataatctTTATTCTATATGCTTAGAATATTGGTAAAGGGTTATGCTTTTAACTCTTACACGATTGCATGTATATGTCTGTGTTGTGTGTAATTTACATATtggtgcaacaacaacaacaacgacccagtataatcccacaagtggggtctggggagggtaatatgtacgcagaccttacccctaccccgaagggtagagaggctgtttccaggagaccctcggctcaaaaagcaacaggagatgatatattagtaccataaaaatgcgtaataaaaataacaacaatatataagagatatgaaatatgaaatacaggatacgaaATACGAACCACGAAATAGATGGCttgtatagtacaactagaaggtaaagccccgCATcgatagacgaccaatgacattcctagtctaactcctaactggattgTCTCCCTCTATTgtgttgtagaaatattcacactatcccctaacctacaactttaatgctcgacctccataattccctatcaagggccatgtcctcagtaatcctaagtcgcgccatgtcctgtctgatcacctctccccaatacttcttaggtcttcctctacctctccgcgtgcccactacagccagtcgctcacacctcctcaccggtgcatcagtgctcctcctctgaatgtgcccgaaccatctgagtcttacttcccgcatcttgtcctccatgggggccacacccaccttctctcgaatatcttcattcctaatcttatccatccttgtatgcccgcacatccacctcaacatcctcatctctgctactctcatcttctggatgtgtgagttctttaccggccaacattcagttccatacaacatggcaggcctaaccactgctctataaaacttaccttttagtaacggtggcactttcttgtcacacaagactcccgacgctaacctccacttcatccaccccacccctatacggtgtgtgacatcctcgtcaatctccctgaTCCCCtaaataaccgatccaaggtacttgaaactacctctcttgggaatgacttgagagtcaagcctcacttcaactcccgcttccgtcgactcaactccaaatttgcactcgaggtattccgtcttcgtcctactcaacttgaaacctttagactcaagagcatgtctccaaatctctagcctctcgttgacgtcgcctcttgtctcgtcaattagaataatgtcatcagcaaatagcatgcaccatggaacctccccttgaatatgatgagtcagtgcatccatcaccagggcaaatatgaatgggctgagcgcagacccttggtgcaaccccgtaataactggaaagtgttcagagtcgcctcctattgtcctaacccgagtcttagctccatcatacatgtctttaatcaccctaatatagttactcgggacccctttatcctctaagcagctccataagaccttcctaggaaccttatcgtacgctttctccatatcaataaacaccatgtggagatccttcttcttatctctgtactgttccaccatcctcctaataaggtggatagcttctgtggtagatcgtcccggcatgaacccgaactggttgtctgaaatagacaccgtccttcgcactctcatttctaccactttctcccaaactttcatggtatgacttaataatttgatgcccctattgTTGTTACAGCtttggacatcacctttgttcttatacagcgggaccattgtactccacctccactcttcagacattctattagtcttgaatataacactaaacaatgcagtaagtcattccaagcctgctctacccacacacctccacagttcaaccggaattttgtctggcccggtagctctgccccttctcatcttacgcattgcctccaagacttcatcgatctcaatgtccctacaattacttacttcatggtgactgtcagtattcctcgattccccaagtatagtatcctgatccccttctccacgtagaagtttatgaaagtaggtctgccaccccctcttaatctggtcatctcccatcaaaactttgccgtcatcatcttttatgcacctcacttggtccagatcccgagttgtcctctctctcgccttagcgagtcggaataacttcttctccccacctttgttccttagttcctcatacagacgagcaaaagctgtcgtcttagcctccgtcactgccatcttcgcctccttcctagctaccttatacctttgactgttctctctcttctcctcctcgtcagtgctccctactaaccttaggtaagccgccttctttgcttccaccttaccttggacaactgcattccaccaccaatctcctttgtgtccACCGTAGTgtcccgtagatatccctaacacctctctcgccgcctttcttatacagtccgccgtcgtcgaccgCATTGtgcttgcgtccccactacttctccaagctcccattgtcGATAACCTTCCTTCTAACTctttagctttatccttagttaaggcgccccacctaatcctggggcatcctcgtactgacctcttcttcctccttatcctaatacaaatgtccaccaccaaaagcctatgctgcgttgagagggtctcacctgggataaccttgcagtcctcgcacaaccttctgtcgcatctcctgaggaggagatagtcaatctgagtcttcgccaccgaactttggtaagtaaccaaatgttcatcccgcttcgtaaaactcgagtttgcaatgactagatcgaaagccttggcaaagtccaacagcgcaatgccccctccgttccgctctccgaaaccaaatccgccatgcacctcagtgtacccacctgcagataacccaatatgaccattgaaatctcctcctatgaataacctctcagaaggcggtatactacgaacaatctcatccaacccctcccaaaattgccttttaatatcctcatccaagcctgcttgtggtgcgtacgcgctaacgacatttaaagtaccctcacccaccaccaactttATAGTCATTAgcctatcattcacccgcctgacctctaccacggactccctaagatggctatctaccaggatacccactccattcttacccctcaggacaccagagtaccacaacttatacccatccacgtttttcgccctcgatccgacccacctagtctcctggacacacgctatattaatcttcctcttctgcaggattttcgccaactctatggatttactcgttagtgaacctatgttccatgacccgattctcaacctataggctcccttgccccctctacctcccctgctacccgacccaccccctgaaccccaccccacactctgccccacccgaggacatgcccttattctatcaCCCCAGACTGTAGCCACTACACCTACAACAATCTATAgaagactcgctagtgcacaacgtacacaaatcaaactagaaggaaacacgtggtaactagtatcctagtttaaaggtttaactattgcgaagtaaagtaacagtaatttagctaacaccaaaaggaaaacagtaaaacaggaggtaccaactcccgataaCAAAACCTGTGGCTGATTTGCTGTGCTCGATGTAGTTGTATGCTCCCGCCCACTTCCTACCACCCTTGCTGACACTCGCCCAGGTTGCTCTCTTTTGTCagtgctcgtgcgcccaacttgtctccaatactccgagaattcctgaaaacacagaaaataccacgacccaaaaaccagaaGGAGCTATCGCCGCTACCACTGGTAAGCAAAGAAGCAGAGCAAAACAATTGCTTTTTTTTCAATTGAAACAGATGCACCACTAAATGGGAGGAAAAATCAGCTAGATAAATCAAAGTAAAATCTGCAATCAGAAGGTGAAAACTCAGAGGCAAACCAACAATCACAAGCGCCAAAAATCTGTTCCGATTTCTAGCTCCCAGGAAACACTTGAAAACCAGAAACAAGCTCCCAACAATCCCAACAATTTACATATTGGTGCAGAAGTCGCAAATACGTTCATTTTACATCAATAGTCAGGAGATGgttaaatacatttttttaaatacttagaatatttTATGCTCAAATCAAATATTCAAGTATTTGAATATTTGATTTGAGCATAAAATATTCACCTAATAACTCACATTTTCCCCTTAACAAGCAAAAGAACCAACAAGCTTTACGGCTTGTTCGGATGATTGTTACGTGTTGTTTCATAATGCATGATATATCGTATTACATTGTATTGCATTGAATTGTATTGGTTGTTGAATACAATGTTTGAATAAATATTTGTCGTTATTTCATGATGCcaacaatatgaaaaataaacgTGTAACATTATTAAGAAAAAATAGGATACAGAAtagaattattatatataaaatataaggataaaatatatttatttgacgTTACATAAAATAACATTTTTCGTCGTTACATTATGACAAATTTAACGATACAATAAAATATAAgtaacatcaaaataaaaattatatttaaagtacCAATACGATACAAATAGATAACAACCATCCAAGCAAGCAAGCAAGCTATTATGTAAAAATTTATGATATAACATGAAACGAAAAGTACAATCTTGTACAAACTTTATATCACCACATGACAAAACTGGCATAAACTGTGTCACAATTATTACATTTCTGGAAACAAGAGATACTAATGTTTTCAACTTGGGTCATTGACAAATGCCATAACCATGCATGTAGACACCTAAAAAGACTTACAAAATTCAAAGACTTATCCTCTTCCTTAAGCAAAATTAAAAAGAAGAACTAAGGAAACAGACATAAAAATACCAATTTTACTAGGAAGCCAATAAGAAGCATGGCTAGGAGAAGGAGCAGGCACTGATGTTACAGCAGGGATGGGACTGGAAGTAGGAGATGGATTTGGAGACGCCGATGATGAGGCCCGAAGAACGTTGATGTCGACTTTTTGGCCTGCTTGACAATGACCAGGTACACCACAGAGGAAAAAATGGTGGCCATGAGTTGTAATGGCAATGGAGTCATTCCCTGTTGTGTGTGTTGCAATAGGTGAAGATGCATTGCAGGACTGGTACTCAGCATGTGTCACTTGCATCACATTGTGGAATTGTGGGTTGTACTTGAATACTGTCACAAACTCTTCCTTGTTAGGAGGAGTAATTATATAcaggaaaaataaaaggatttaacttttatatatatttgtgacaaGGAACGGAGCAAGTGTGCTTCATGATTCTTTAATAGAGAAAATTACGCAGaatctcaaaaccaatcacaGCTCTGAATTTGTCTATGTTAATTAATGACTAGTCTATTCAAGTTATATGAGTTCATTTTATAGGTGTTAGACTTCCACAATTTCCAACTTAAGTTACTCCAACAGATCAAGATGTTAGAATATATGTATTAAAGACCAGCCGGTACACTAAGTTTCTACTAGGCATAAGGTCCGGAAGGGCCAGACCATAAAGGTCTATTGTATGCCGCTTCCCCGGACCATAAAGGTCTATTGTACCCGGTTACCTTTTCTTTTTCATGCTATAAATAGATAGTTTTGCCTTAAATTAGTTTTTAAGTAGCTTGATGATACATGTTAGAAGTTAGTGGTTGGGACTTGGTCAGTTAGTGGGGGCATTCAAATTTCAATAATGAAAGCATGGCACTGGATCACACAAATCAATTCAATATCAACCCAAATTAAGTAGAAAAGTTATTAAACGTGGCCACTAGTAATTTTAGTCCTTGGACACTTGATATAGTACTAGTAGTTCTCTAAATTATGGGCAGACAGGAAATTTAAATAGTTGAAGAAAATAAGTATTGCACCAGTAATTTCACCAAATTTGGTACCACAAGTCCATCTTCTTGAAAGGCTTGGCCAGGAGAAAGATAGAGGACGTATAGGTGTGGACCTTCAATTTACTCTTATTCAAAGCTAAATTGACTATTTGTCTGACAAAACTaatctgtaaatactccctcccTTTCATTTTATAGGAAGTAATTTGATTtggtacggagtttaagaaaaaagaaaaagatttttgaaatttgtggtcttaaaagtttgtgtaaaaaatttgtggggtcatgacatttgtgtgactataaaagcttgaatgagtaaaatgaaagagtttaaagttgaattatttacaaatttagaaatgtgtcatttgttttggaacatactaaaaagaaaagtaactCATTTAATATGAAAAGGAGGGACTAActaattgaaggaaaattcagGATTGAAAAATGAACACACCAGAAAAATAGGTAGATATAAGTTTattggggggtgggggtggtCAAGGACATAGTGTGAACAATAAACTAAATATTTTCCTGCAACTATAAAGAAAAGGGCTATTTTTGTGCATTGCATGTTTGTCTAAAAGTTAAAAACTTTCAGGCTAAAACAGAGTAAAAGGCTATTCTTGTGCAGTGCAAGTGTGCCCAAagaatacatatttttatataatttaatgTGGATAGTGGCAAACAGAGGGGACTGATACCAGTTATTGGAGTTCCCTAAAGTTAGAACAAACAACTGTTTCAATTTTCTTCCAAGAATTTTACATCTCCTTTCTGTTGAagtaaaacaagaaaataaacctagaaaatGGAGCTTTATGAATCATCCTCCATTATTTTGCAAAAAATATTATACACATGAAGCCCATGTGAAAACATTGGAACTTGAAATGGAGTCTTTTAGAACCTCCAAGAATGTAAGATTTTACAAAGGATCAcaaatttttggaaaaattaagCAAGAGTTTGATAATACCAGGAATTATGAAATCAAAGAGATCTTTCTATGTATGTATATGAACGTCAAAGAAAAAAGGGAAGAGGAAAGGGCATACCAATTGTATCACCAACTTGAAAGGTTTTATTAGCAGCCCATAGCTTGTAATCAACATTACCAATAGTTGTCCAACCAGCGGAATCTCCAACCTTGTAAGTAAACCCAAAGGAGAGCTGCACAAAAGAACCTAAAATCAAGAAAAGCAAAGCCATTTTTGGTCTGTTGTAAAGAACAAAAGCCATGGATATATGCTGGGATTTGGTTTTTAGAGGAGGCTGTTTTTTGGTCTGCTTTTGACTTTCACAAGAGAAGACAACTGAAGAGTCTCATTCTGCTTTAGCAGTTATATAGTATATCTTTAGGAAAAACCAAATGGAAtttttgagaaatacatttcTGCTGCTTCTGATAATGATGGACTTCTTTAATTAAAGCGCCACCACTAGGAGGCACTCCTCATGCCTTGTTAAGAATCCTAGTAATTTTAGAATATTTCTTGAAAGCAAAGTTGATACcctaagattttttatttttattttttaaatcaaagGGATACTTAAAATTGTTAAATTATGGAATACCCTAAAAATTTAGTATAGTTGGCATTTGGCAGAAATATCAAAAGAAAGTGATTGACTGAATTTAGAACACTATGGTTGGAAGACTTGAAAGGAAAGGATGTTTGGGTA of the Nicotiana tabacum cultivar K326 chromosome 7, ASM71507v2, whole genome shotgun sequence genome contains:
- the LOC107773206 gene encoding chloride channel protein CLC-d isoform X2, with the protein product MRMTVSLCVIMVEITNNLKLLPLIMLVLLISKAVGDAFNEGLYEEQARLRAIPLLESKPKYQMRYVTAKEACGNQKVVYFPRVVKVADVVSILRSNNHNGFPVVDHARSGETLVIGLILRSHLLVLLQSKVDFQHSPLPCDSRGDLLPIRHNLSEFVKPVSSKGISLHDIHFTLDDLEMYIDLAPFLNPSPYVVPEDMSLTKVYNLFRQLGLRHLLVVPRPARVIGVITRKDLILENNDDPAALELQSTSMYAN
- the LOC107773206 gene encoding chloride channel protein CLC-d isoform X1 gives rise to the protein MRMTVSLCVIMVEITNNLKLLPLIMLVLLISKAVGDAFNEGLYEEQARLRAIPLLESKPKYQMRYVTAKEACGNQKVVYFPRVVKVADVVSILRSNNHNGFPVVDHARSGETLVIGLILRSHLLVLLQSKVDFQHSPLPCDSRGDLLPIRHNLSEFVKPVSSKGISLHDIHFTLDDLEMYIDLAPFLNPSPYVVPEDMSLTKVYNLFRQLGLRHLLVVPRPARVIGVITRKDLILENNDDPAALELQSTSVRCTQTNNRRIKRSGDAGQSLLDGLL
- the LOC142182702 gene encoding mavicyanin-like → MAFVLYNRPKMALLFLILGSFVQLSFGFTYKVGDSAGWTTIGNVDYKLWAANKTFQVGDTIVFKYNPQFHNVMQVTHAEYQSCNASSPIATHTTGNDSIAITTHGHHFFLCGVPGHCQAGQKVDINVLRASSSASPNPSPTSSPIPAVTSVPAPSPSHASYWLPSKIGIFMSVSLVLLFNFA